acttgcatttacccacacaaagttcctttagggattcacttcgattgatttcttatgcacaaagacataaatagacctctaagcaaattttagcccatatgtataatgacaatacaggcattctgttctattctattgttggCAGACGGACACTCACTGTAGCTGTGTGTGCAGTGGGAGGGCGATCTGTGGCGGGACGTTGATGAAGCGCTCACTCAGCAGGAGCCCCACAGGTTTACTGGTGTCATTGAGGATCAGTTCTAGCTGTTCGGTCACGCTGTGGCCGCAGTTTTCTCACACTGCTCCACGATGAGCTCTTTCACCTCCTCCACACACTGTACGCCCtgccgtcacacacacacacaattaaacTTGAAATGAACTAACCTTGCATGTATTTATCCCCTCCGTCGACAGGGGCCGTTAAGTGGCTTTATGTGACTGGATTACCTTTCTCTCTGTAAGGTTAAGCATAGTGATGAAACCAAACACCTCATCTGGGTCATCGTCATCGCTGTCCTCCCGGTACTTCGGCTTGCTGCGGCAGAGTAAGGACATCAGTGATGCATAAATGATGGAGATACAACCTTAAAAAGTCACCTGCACTGTATAATATGAGACTGAAGGTAATGACGGCGTACCGAATTACCCACCTTAATGACGCTTCCGATGTGATTCTGTTGAATGATGATGTCTGTCATCTCCGACGTGTTCACATGAGCTTTTAAGAACAGCTGAAATGAAACCGCACAGATAGATAAATTGAAAAGCCCTCATCCTTTACACCACGCTGGAAAGTgtaatacagtcacggaaaaaagaCTACTTGACCACActtattttcttcactttcttgttcattttaatgcctggtacaactaaaggtacatttgtttgacaaatataatgagagcaacaaaatatctcatagtagtttaatttcaggagctgatatctatccattttctatgttttcttgataataaccaaattcacttcagttcttacatcaatatctatggcattgtactgacaaaaacagtgctttagacattcagtgttttcttttgtctgttttagtcacttgatacacacaggagttagtacttgattgcataaccattatttttgatgagctttaacggtctaataatttttctgcaactgtacataTGTTATGAAATCTGTTTCCTTAATTGTGTTGGAAGGAAATGCTATGTGATTCCTTTGGATGCTTGTGAATATCCTTTACAGGCTTGTTTAGTataatgtgtatttgtgtaattatatccaaacacagaaaactgacaaaaaactgactttttaattAGTTTAATTTTTCTGCGACTGTCTATGTAAGAAATCAGTTCATTAACCCTTATGACATATTCCCTGGACTTtgattcgtgttttttttttccttattatttGCTGTTTGGAACTTACTTGAGGTCACCTGGATGCAATTACAACATTAATACTGTCACTAAACAGGTTTTATAGGAAAAATACACTGATAAAAATTGTAACTGTGCAAAACCAAAGTCAGAAACGGCCAGTGAATGTATAAGATTTtggaatgaaatgaaaatatgcttCCCAGATCAACAAAATAACTTTAAATGTTGATACGTCTTATCTCGCAGACTGCGTGCGAAAAGAACTGATGTCATTTCTGAGAAAAACCACGACAATATCAATAAAGAGCCGGAATTCAGAGCAGATCCCCCCACAAGGCAAACTGACTGTAGTTCACTCACAGGGACAAAATAAGTGACATCAGGgagttaatgcaaacacccaAAAGAATaacttaattttaaaaaaatctgatgtAGAAAAATATCATCCCAAACCTGCTGCAACAGCTTCTTTATCCCGTTGAAGTCACTGCCTGTGAGGGCGTGAGCTTCGAAGTCCACTACGACCTCCTGAAGAACAAAGAGGAGAGTAAATATCAGATTAGACTTATGCATATAAGTGCATGCTTattactgtatttattattataattactatttcttgtcattttttgtcactttaacatttttttttttattgtatttgattcatatttttttgtgctgtTGTACGTTTGAATTTCCCTCTTGGAGGATAATAAAGTATATCTAATCTTATATTTATACATGTGTTAAACAGAACACATATGTATGTAGAAACTAAAAATATGTTAATAAGGCACATGTTACTACACTACAATTCAGTGGTGATCTACAGTCGTGGCCAAAGGTTTTGACAAAGATAAACATTTTGTTTGCACCAGCTTAACCCCTTCAGTCTTTGTAGAAATATGTTTACATATTTCTGAGATACACTGAAGAACAATTCTAAGATTTTTTTATGTGTCAAAGACTTTAATTGGCGAATTTATCACATCTACTTGTGTCAGTGTCAAAACCTTTGGTCACAACAATGTGTatgtcaggcatgtccaaagtccggccagggggccaatcacggcccgcggtcagattttatacggcccacagcttgggttttatgttatattatttatggcccacttggactgttgaacagagtacatgaatcataaaaggttcaaaatgcagttcctcctttcacctcatggtggcagcaccactctaactctatctggctctgtgactttgccgtgaacctttttcgctaatttctaaccacggcgcctgtaaataaaaaaacgaaagttgacagtgagggccgccgcttccaggagagatgggaattacattttttttcactgaaaatcgagacaattatgtttgcctaatttgtcaacagactgttgccttgtttaaggaattcaatgtaaagagacacgagcagacaaaacatgctaacgcatacgacaagctagcagggagtgagcgctctgaaaaagtgaagcaaattccagctgctttaaactcagcagtgactcttcatgtgaacctgggagttcaatgaattcaccaccagggcaggcgaccaagttgccaggttagttgcctataattgctggtgttatgtacttgtagatgtgacacaaatattactttctgaatgattttgtgaaagacaagagtaagagtcatatgttttcatcttaaatgttaacagactttgcattactgagtaatatatgagtaatgattactcatataagtcatgtttaaaatgaatgtggggttaagatttttatcaacttggaagtttaagatactccacacagtttgttctatgttatctgactccagatgtgaaaggaagggagaatttttttttttttttttttttttaatttgttcacacctgagtggcttagatttggttacattgccatttaaaaaatgatattgtgacaatgaaaataaaactgttgtagaacagtgcattatatgtaatttttactgtttaaaaaatgtctgaagggaccactggcccctggcaatgtccacattatcagatctggccctcttgaaaaaaagtttggacacccctggtgtatgTGAACTTTACCTAAATATTTCCATCCTCTGCTACTCCATTACAACTCAGAGCCAAATATGGATCTGTTTACACTTCTAtacttatcggctaaaatttacttagggggtcaaatgagtggccaattttgtcaaaaaaaaaaaaaaaaaaaaaaacaaaaaaaaaaagttgtaagaaatgcacagaactgtgttgaaataatgccaaTACATTTAtgcagactactgatattatttgacagtggaagctctattttcagaaatattggatttggaatagcacgtgtatgtgaaaacttttgctggtggacggacgtgacattacccatgatgctctggtcagtaccagtactttattagtaataaacttgtagacttactattgctaattctcctcttattcataaatgttagtattgtggatctaaaacaataacagctgacacaaaaacgcaaaatgtggcagtggacggatgtgacatggttgttgtggatcccatcatactgatgctcggcagccatgtcaccgtttacactaatgatccctgtgcaaaaactaggatcagaattatttattgtatagtttagcatcatactaaagaggaaataacaatatagaattgttatttctttataaaaatgcttattattagaaaactgttgatttaaaaaagtgacgtgtgacattcttaatgtatgtatcggcgtaacataagcaggatggatcagcaccatactccatattgaacctgtaaaaataaaacatgtgatatgtaggatagaatctgggaagaaaaactggggaatctcaaagaatagaatatttgtttttcaggtaaattcagttcaaatataacttgggccatttgtgacatgaaatatagcatgaattgtgatgaaattggacatttttgagctgaaaacatagttcatatgaccatcaacatgttgaacagaactgaaatcctgtaaatttgcagaacttgtattaccaacacaaagttcctttggggattcacttagattgatttctaatgcacaaagacagaaataagacctctaagcaaattttagctgttataCATTAACACACTTACATAATTACTATGCAATTAACTAATACACTGATATGTTTAAGAAGAGATCAAGCTGActatctgtatttaaccctttcatgcatagtggtcactccagtggacagttcttctccagctgctctcttgtatattcatgggttttgttgtttcagttccatatcagccgacacagtggatgcttatgcatcatcccatacactgtaattcataccattactgtaactttgctgttcttgataaacctgatctgcagttacatgtttgagtggaaatcaattgttacttgttagaaaaaagttttttttttttgcatattatctccatgaaaagagtaataatttgcaatagaatatgttaaaatgtgacaaaacatcagatttatttcattgttttaaaatcaattttgatattgggttttaaacacgtttctttacttcaaaattaaatgcatggacattttgtaactccatggaaaaaaaaaaaaaacttgatcacattgttgttgttttttattcatgcctatggaggaataaaaacagtcaagaaaaaaaatcttaattaaggttctcataattaacgcatgaaagggttaaagcaattATGACTCCCACATTGCAGCTGTAACATTTACTTACCATTACTATTATCATTCATACTTTAATTTCTAACACATGTTGGTGCTGCTGCTCGTAATGTGTGCTTTTACTTAAAGTTTTGAATAACAGTTTTTACACTGCAGTATTTCCACGTCAATGCATTTAGTATTCATACATTAATATATGATAACATTAACAGTAAACTTCATGCTACTGTGCTGCCTCTGTTAGCCAACAGCTGCTTTAGCTAGCTAACTAGCCAGGCCATAACACAACCGGAAGTTCTCCGTTATTCTACCTCGTTTATCTCCTCCTCGGATGCTTCGCTGTCCTCCTCTCCGGAGTCGTCATCATCTTCCAGGTCCTCATCTGAGCTGTTATCACTTTCCTCGGGGTTTTCGCCCAAACCTACTGCTCTCCTCTTAGCTGACGAAGCCATGCCGACTGCAAACATGCAACACGCGTGTCCAGAGAGTGGGCGTGGCAACACTCACTGATCTGCAAAAGACAGCGACGGAGGAAACTGAGGCTGTGCGACCGCCATTACGGCTCCGTACGTACACTTTACGGCTACACCCAGAGCCGCAATGGCAGTTTATGTCTGTTAGTTGCATGGATTTAAACCATTTTCCAAAATAGGGAccaaaagtatctagattttgtCTTAACTACACTTTGTACGTCATCATTTCATGTACTTAGCaacacaattaaataaataaggatatatttaaagtttttgattatttaatatttaattagaATAGCTTTATGAAGGTTGTTCAATTTTAGCCGACTTCCCCCCCCCTTCTTTACCGGAAGTAATTCAGTGACCCTTCAGCTGTCAGCTCCACACAACGTAGGTAAAAAGGGAACAATAATTGTCTTTTCTTGCATTATTTGCATTAATTTTTAACGTTAAAGCTGGCGTGGATGTATTTCTGCTGGCTGTTTTGAACATGTTTAATTGAGAGCAGAAGTACGACTGCTAACTAAGCTAATTTGTCACATTCCAGATGCTAACTTATGTAAACAACAACACACTAGCAGACATTTACCTGTAATTTAATAAGATGCACAGGATTTTATGAGCATATATATGGTATTTTTGCCTTTTATTTGGTTTGCAGATGCAGTCCAATAATCGTGACTCGACAGCTTTGTTATCAGTATTTTGCACATGTCAGTTTGACAGGGTGTAGCTTAGCTTTTCATGCTTTCACACACCCCTTTAGTGTTTTTGACTTTGTCTTCACTTTTAGCAGCAACATTCTCATCCACTCtggtttgttctgttttattcttctTATTTTAATTCAATTATCCAGGGATTTAAGGCCTTTTTCCGAGATGCAGGTCCTGCTTCTCAAAGAGCCTAGGGATGGAGAATCTGGACCTGATCCTTATATTAAGGTAACAGACCCTATCCATTAACATTTACTTTTTAAGAACTCAATAAAAATTCAAGGGTGGAGGAAGCACTCAGTTATAAGTAACATTAAAAGTGCaaatattatattatgaaaatactgtACCACAAGTAAAACTTCTGCACACAGAAACTCACTTAAGAAAATGTTATCAgtgaaatataattaaaacatgaataataattattacttattattagtattattattgcaCTATTCAATTTAGGCATTTACattcacatactgtatatttcttCCCTCTATAATATGACTGTGAGGGACTCTTTTCCCTAATTTTATTTGGACTGGAGACatgaaatagaaaacaaaaacattttttcatgccAGTAGAggatgttttggattcattttactgctccaTTCATTAATGTGTTCATATTATTTCCCTCAGATGCTTATAGTTATAGATATTCTTCCTAAATCTTTTATCTGGATTGTTTGTCAGATTATCTGGATTTATCTGGATTGGAGACATGAAATagaaaacaaatacatgttttcACTCCAGCAGatgatgttttggattcattttattgAATCCATTTATTTTATGTGACTCAAATGCTCATAGATATTTAGATATActttctaaactgtttaatctacaTTAGTGCATCATATACTATACAATCCTTGAGTATTGTAGTATTGGTGATCTGTGATAACTAAGTGATAATgatttcagaagaaaaaaaattcttaaaccCTCTCAATCTTAAGTTCatcaccacatatgaaagtgcatGAATCAAATGTAGTAGAGAAAAGAGTACAGAGGTATGAAAGTACATTAATtgaagttaaattacattaaaattcaTCTATAGTACAGTAGTTGATTAAAATACGTGGTATTAATCCTCCACTGGTTAAAATATGTTTTGGAAGAAGCTGTCGGTTCATTTACTTGTAATTCTTTGCATCTAAGCTCTGACTTTGTTTTTCTACAGGAGCTGGCATCACATGGACATAAAGCCACACTTATTCCTGTTCTGTCTTTTAAATTTGTCTCATTGAACACATTGACAGATAAGGTAACACCTGCTCTTAAAGTCGAACCTATTCAGTCACACTAACAATGTTGTCTcagcctttgttttttttaaacatgttgtCCATTTCAGATTTTCCAACCTGAAAAACATGGAGGTCTCATTTTTACCAGTCCAAGAGCAGTGGAGGCTGTGAAGATGTGCATAGAGGAAAGAAAGGAAGGTAAGACTGTACAGAGAGGCGACAATTAGACCTTTAaacatatagacccagtgctacttttgtggcactacTGAAATGTTTTATTCTCTCTATTCAATGTTTTttgagtgatttgtcaccatttatcacaatattatccactgtattttgtatttttaagtgaaaatcaggtattttcctatatttaatccattgatcatgatagatgttcataaaagccagGGTAAAGTTGACAATTATtatttcagaaaaacagagaaaactgtagaaaaagtgactttgtcacTCAAATATGTcattactgaacataaactaagtgtttccatctactgtcatttatcaaactccatgggttttactggtgaatcaatgttgtagaagatgacgtgcttccacggtaactagggagcatctgaacttccaaatgggtcatttctgatgaccatgaaaatatgacaaactgcatttacaccattATTAccaccgaaggggaggcaaggggtgttgtttttggtttggtttgtttcttttttgtttgttaacactctagcagcaaaactattggttgaattcataccaaattgggtttatagattgacagttacccagaatagatgtgagtatattttgggaaaagtaggtcaaagtttaaatttttaatgaatttttacatatttttcttcTCCCGTTTACCTTGTAATGGAcaagatttcacatgtctataaaaacatcaattttgtttcagttgacttcaaacttggcacatatatagaggcattgatatgctgacatcagcacatgcgtagacatgatgacatcagctggatcgatgccaaaataagctacaatatgtgtgaggggtggggtttgttgtgcctggaaccacttatttcAATTGGTGATagagttagtggatcaacagtgttaaatattacagatcagtagatgcttttggttgtcggTTGATGttgaatctttatgggttaatgcaactGAATccctggaaaaaaaagatatatactCAGACTGAAGCTAATTCTCCTGTAGATCTGATTAAAAGTGATGTTTCTCCTCATTATCATTCAGAATGGGGCAGCTCTGTGAAAGATAAGTGGAACACCAAGTCCATATATGTGGTGGGAAAGGCCACCGCTGCATTAGGTAGTTCATGAAACACATTTCTCTAAACTTACCGCTTTTACGCATTATTCCTTTAAATGCAGTCGAGCGTGAAGACAAAGTGTGGCAGGCACCTGGTGTTCACGGAAATGTGTGAACTGACGCTACTACCTTAGGCTGTGCACAAGTAACAGTTTACTGTGAATGTGTTTGGTCTTTGGAGTCTGAGCAGGTGCAGGTAGAAGCCTCCTGGGctgtttttcactgttttctacACAGCAGAGCATGGCATTCTGGTCTAAATAAAGTTCATATCTGTGCAGTCCACTATACTGGCATCTTTAGCAGaacaatagacagacagacagacagacagagaaagaaagaaagagggaattGTGGgtgggaagaaagaaagaaagaaccttaacctgaaagaaagacagaactctaaccccaaagaaagaataaaagaatcattaccagaaagaaagaaagaaagaaccttaacctgaaagaaagaaagaaagaaagaaagatccctaaccccaaagaaaaaaagaaagaaaaaatcattacctgaaagagaaaaagaaagaaccctaaccccaaagaaagaaagaaccttaacctgaaagaaagaaagaaagaaagaaagaaccctaaccccaaagaaagaaccctaaccccaaagaaagaaagaaccttaacctgaaagaaagaaagaaagaaagaaccctaaccccagagaaagaaagaaccttaacctgaaagaaagaaagaaagaaagaaagaaagaaccctaaccccagagaaagaaccctaaccccaaagaaagaaagaaccttaacctgaaagaaagaaagaaagaaagaaagaaagaaagaaagaaccctaaccccagagaaagaaccctaaccccagagaaagaaacaaagaacc
The nucleotide sequence above comes from Sphaeramia orbicularis chromosome 19, fSphaOr1.1, whole genome shotgun sequence. Encoded proteins:
- the LOC115410526 gene encoding LOW QUALITY PROTEIN: protein BCCIP homolog (The sequence of the model RefSeq protein was modified relative to this genomic sequence to represent the inferred CDS: inserted 1 base in 1 codon; deleted 1 base in 1 codon); protein product: MFAVGMASSAKRRAVGLGENPEESDNSSDEDLEDDDDSGEEDSEASEEEINEEVVVDFEAHALTGSDFNGIKKLLQQLFLKAHVNTSEMTDIIIQQNHIGSVIKQAEVPEDSDDDDPDEVFGFITMLNLTERKGVQCVEEVKELIVEQCEKTAAXSVTEQLELILNDTSKPVGLLLSERFINVPPQIALPLHTQLQGEIAEAQRTNKPSGKCHYCLLISKTCKEASKTIPARGGGAPKEEYMFINAEEEFSLQQAILKFHYSVQEEADSCLSGRWSFDDVPMKPFRTVMLVPTDKMPAIMDKLKEYLTV